A genomic window from Salvia splendens isolate huo1 chromosome 11, SspV2, whole genome shotgun sequence includes:
- the LOC121755343 gene encoding transcription factor MYB77-like, whose protein sequence is MDLLNRCSSVSSSSSDSSSDSSTQRRIKGPWSAEEDKILTRLVDRYGPRNWSLISKYIRGRSGKSCRLRWCNQLSPDVQHRPFSPAEDQAILAAHARYGNRWATIARLLPGRTDNAVKNHWNSTLKRRYQTQQQPHRCEEEEHDPMTALSLAPPGIGGAAAGDLPAGFWDEMRNVIAREVRDYVTTSFQETSTGFRL, encoded by the coding sequence ATGGACTTGCTCAACCGCTGCTCTTCAGtgagctcctcctcctccgactCCTCCTCTGACTCCTCGACCCAGAGGAGGATCAAGGGGCCGTGGAGCGCGGAGGAGGACAAGATCCTGACCCGCCTCGTGGACCGCTACGGCCCCCGCAACTGGTCCCTCATAAGCAAGTACATCAGGGGCCGCTCCGGCAAGTCCTGCCGCCTGCGCTGGTGCAACCAGCTCAGCCCCGACGTCCAGCACCGCCCCTTCTCCCCCGCCGAGGACCAGGCCATCCTCGCCGCCCACGCCCGCTACGGCAACCGCTGGGCCACCATCGCCCGCCTCCTCCCCGGCCGCACCGACAATGCCGTCAAAAACCACTGGAACTCCACCTTGAAGCGCCGCTACCAAACGCAGCAGCAGCCGCACCGATGCGAGGAGGAGGAGCACGATCCGATGACGGCATTGTCGCTGGCGCCGCCCGGGATCGGCGGCGCGGCGGCGGGGGATTTGCCGGCGGGGTTTTGGGACGAGATGAGGAATGTGATCGCGAGGGAGGTGAGGGACTATGTTACGACGTCGTTTCAGGAGACTTCCACCGGGTTTCGTTTGTGA